From a single Micromonospora carbonacea genomic region:
- a CDS encoding phytanoyl-CoA dioxygenase family protein, with the protein MSSVGDLRVVNRIAECDIRRTGLLPEHVTAFRRQGVLVVRGLLTPQELADVQEAGRALIDRAWSTRSMEDTVWTLEPDQPGAAPVRIEYVVDKARPIAMLAGHPLLLRIMEQLVGPNLIPTWDSMVFKTPAGAPRLAWHRDAGLYDNAVGVTGAGRVIDAGIYLDPAPEDNCVWCIPESNYWGDDRLTATADQLNASEWDTTGAVPAVMQPGDLLLHNILTLHGAPAVVGKQRRVIYFEYRPAEVEWQLGPHSAEYIGLKQQVLRSCIQMRANEPQFGDEEPFDYQPAESLRHWVDRPEIDTLRFAHEEYWRW; encoded by the coding sequence ATGAGTTCCGTCGGAGACCTGCGTGTCGTCAACCGGATCGCGGAATGCGACATCCGGCGGACGGGGCTGCTGCCCGAGCACGTCACGGCCTTTCGCCGGCAGGGTGTCCTGGTCGTCCGCGGGTTGCTCACACCGCAGGAACTGGCCGACGTCCAGGAGGCCGGCCGGGCCCTGATCGACCGGGCGTGGTCGACCCGGTCCATGGAGGACACGGTCTGGACGTTGGAGCCCGACCAGCCGGGCGCCGCGCCGGTGCGGATCGAGTACGTCGTCGACAAGGCCCGACCCATCGCCATGCTGGCCGGTCATCCGTTGCTGCTGCGGATCATGGAGCAGTTGGTCGGACCGAATCTGATCCCGACCTGGGACAGCATGGTCTTCAAGACACCCGCCGGAGCGCCCAGGCTGGCCTGGCACCGCGACGCCGGGCTCTACGACAACGCGGTCGGCGTCACCGGTGCGGGCCGGGTCATCGACGCCGGGATCTACCTCGACCCCGCCCCCGAGGACAACTGCGTCTGGTGCATCCCGGAGTCGAACTACTGGGGCGACGACCGGTTGACCGCCACCGCGGACCAGCTCAACGCGAGCGAATGGGACACCACCGGGGCGGTGCCAGCCGTGATGCAGCCGGGGGACCTCCTGTTGCACAACATTCTCACGCTGCACGGGGCGCCCGCGGTGGTCGGCAAGCAGCGCCGGGTCATCTACTTCGAGTACCGGCCGGCCGAGGTGGAATGGCAGTTGGGCCCGCACAGCGCGGAGTACATCGGGCTGAAACAGCAGGTCCTGCGCTCCTGCATCCAGATGCGGGCGAACGAGCCGCAGTTCGGCGACGAGGAGCCGTTCGACTACCAGCCGGCCGAGTCGCTCCGGCACTGGGTGGACCGGCCGGAGATCGACACGCTGCGCTTCGCGCACGAGGAGTACTGGCGATGGT